In Allomuricauda ruestringensis DSM 13258, the following proteins share a genomic window:
- a CDS encoding GNAT family N-acetyltransferase: MVKIEREENQRKGRFVIYDDGEFAGEMTYTWAGTTKFIIDHTGIEEAFGGKGYGKMLVMKAVTFAREKDVKILPLCPFAKAEFDKNSSIADVRF, translated from the coding sequence TTGGTTAAGATAGAAAGAGAAGAAAATCAAAGAAAAGGTAGGTTTGTAATTTATGATGATGGTGAATTTGCAGGTGAAATGACCTATACTTGGGCCGGAACAACAAAATTCATCATAGACCATACCGGAATAGAAGAGGCGTTCGGAGGAAAAGGATATGGAAAAATGTTGGTAATGAAAGCTGTAACGTTCGCTCGAGAAAAAGATGTGAAAATTCTACCCCTCTGCCCCTTTGCAAAAGCAGAATTTGATAAAAACAGCAGCATTGCGGATGTCAGGTTTTAG
- a CDS encoding helix-turn-helix transcriptional regulator, with product MSTRKPINRIRVVLAEQDRTNKWLAEKVGKSRTTVSRWCTNEMQPSLETLRDVAYALGVDIRELLVSTL from the coding sequence ATGAGCACCAGAAAGCCAATCAATAGAATTAGAGTTGTCCTTGCAGAGCAAGACAGAACCAATAAATGGTTGGCAGAAAAAGTTGGGAAAAGTAGAACAACTGTTTCTCGTTGGTGTACCAATGAAATGCAGCCTTCTTTAGAAACGCTGCGAGATGTAGCGTATGCACTTGGAGTAGATATTCGTGAGCTTCTTGTGTCCACTTTGTAA
- a CDS encoding endonuclease/exonuclease/phosphatase family protein: MWYTDLRPDEELNTNRYFLVMLDKYDDYARLLDNEGKERTIKGLLKLKEGLLNNIPSKGVDKNLLLASWNIKNFGRLKDRTAESLFYIAEIINAFDIVALQEINGDLDHFDKVMKLLGSDWKYTISDVTEGNAGNEERFGFIYDSRRVTHSGLSGELVIPDEFISANPIIKQLKRTPTFTGFESGWKKFSIVSLHLHPGDGTNDPDEPTDKEIRKEEVRLLMQLLELKLNRSSFEERNLIVLGDTNLYEEDEDIVQLMNDKGFFESDGLKGKYTNTSLNQIYDRIFLHVDQYFKIGEDEDGQERGGVFKLFDYVYKNTPDAILKYHELMLIHKDDPSTLTSDEAFRTYFNRYWKRNQISDHLPVWLEIETDSTQSFLQNKLNALE; the protein is encoded by the coding sequence ATGTGGTACACGGATCTTAGACCGGATGAAGAACTCAATACCAACCGCTACTTTCTGGTAATGCTCGACAAATACGACGACTACGCCAGGTTGTTGGACAACGAGGGCAAGGAACGCACAATAAAAGGATTGCTAAAACTAAAAGAAGGCCTCCTCAATAACATTCCGTCGAAGGGAGTGGACAAAAACCTGCTGTTGGCCTCTTGGAACATCAAAAATTTTGGGAGATTAAAGGACCGAACGGCCGAATCACTTTTTTACATAGCGGAGATCATCAATGCGTTCGATATTGTGGCGCTGCAAGAAATCAACGGTGACTTAGATCATTTTGACAAGGTCATGAAACTCTTGGGAAGTGATTGGAAATATACCATTAGCGATGTAACCGAAGGTAATGCGGGCAACGAGGAACGCTTTGGTTTTATTTACGATTCACGGCGGGTGACCCACTCGGGCCTGTCCGGCGAACTGGTAATCCCGGATGAGTTTATCTCGGCAAACCCCATTATAAAACAACTGAAACGTACCCCTACGTTTACTGGTTTTGAAAGTGGGTGGAAAAAGTTTTCCATCGTTAGTTTGCATTTGCACCCAGGGGATGGTACCAACGACCCTGATGAACCCACGGACAAAGAAATCCGAAAGGAAGAAGTACGGCTCCTTATGCAGCTTTTGGAGCTGAAACTGAACCGATCCTCCTTCGAGGAACGAAACCTTATTGTGTTGGGCGATACAAATCTATATGAAGAGGATGAGGATATTGTTCAATTAATGAACGACAAAGGTTTTTTTGAAAGCGATGGCCTCAAAGGCAAATACACCAACACGAGCCTCAACCAGATTTATGACCGCATCTTTTTGCATGTTGACCAATATTTTAAAATTGGCGAGGATGAAGATGGGCAGGAGCGGGGAGGCGTCTTTAAACTGTTCGACTACGTGTACAAAAACACCCCGGACGCAATTTTAAAATACCACGAGTTGATGTTGATCCATAAAGATGATCCGTCCACATTGACTTCCGATGAAGCATTTCGCACCTATTTCAACAGGTATTGGAAACGGAACCAGATAAGCGACCACCTGCCCGTATGGCTAGAAATTGAGACCGACAGTACACAAAGTTTTCTGCAGAACAAATTGAACGCTTTGGAATAG
- a CDS encoding thiol-disulfide oxidoreductase DCC family protein, with product MNKLENKKIILFDGVCNLCNSSVQFVIKRDKKDVFRYAALQSEVGQHLVAERGIDATKVDSIILIEPGVAYYTKSDAALEIAQDLGGLWKLSAIFTWIPTSIRNGIYDFIAKNRYKWFGKQDACMIPTPELKAKFLG from the coding sequence ATGAACAAGCTGGAAAACAAAAAAATAATCCTGTTCGATGGTGTGTGCAACCTTTGCAACAGCTCGGTCCAGTTTGTGATCAAACGGGACAAAAAAGATGTATTCCGCTATGCTGCTCTACAAAGTGAGGTGGGGCAACATTTGGTAGCCGAGCGCGGCATTGATGCCACCAAGGTGGATTCCATTATCCTTATTGAACCTGGCGTCGCTTACTATACTAAATCCGATGCTGCATTGGAAATTGCCCAAGACCTTGGTGGATTATGGAAATTGTCAGCCATTTTTACATGGATTCCCACTTCTATTCGAAATGGAATCTATGATTTTATTGCCAAAAACCGCTATAAATGGTTTGGCAAACAGGATGCTTGCATGATTCCAACACCCGAATTAAAGGCCAAGTTTTTGGGTTAA
- a CDS encoding aldehyde dehydrogenase: MVKHLVAAQNEFFATQKTKEVTYRKYYLKKLQQEILDQEDAICNALYADFKKPKFESLATETQLVLAELKHAIKNIRSWSEPNSVGASLSNFPSKDWIQPEPYGKVLIISPWNYPFMLAIAPLVGALAAGNTAILKPSEFSPHTSKMIAQIIQKVFPPEYVTVVEGGVEVSAQLLKEKWEYIFFTGSTRVGKIVYQSAAEHLTPVTLELSGKNPCIVDETASIKLAAKRIAWGKFINAGQTCIAPDYILVHKNIKDSLVDHLKQNITQFYGKEMETSESFARIATTKHYQELKVMLEGQTLLFGGSFTDEEQYISPTLVDEPQLDSPIMNGEIFGPILPIISYEEEDELHEYISKYPNPLAFYVFSSNKKFQKRLMGQYSFGGGAINDVVVHISNKDLPFGGVGQSGIGGYHGKHTFDLFSHHKSIIKRGTWLDVPLRYAPYNISLKWVKKIKHLF; the protein is encoded by the coding sequence ATGGTGAAGCATTTGGTAGCGGCCCAGAATGAGTTTTTTGCCACTCAGAAAACAAAGGAAGTCACATATAGAAAATACTACCTCAAAAAATTGCAGCAAGAAATTCTTGATCAAGAAGATGCTATTTGCAATGCGCTTTATGCCGATTTTAAAAAACCGAAATTCGAAAGCCTCGCCACCGAAACCCAATTGGTTTTGGCCGAACTCAAGCACGCTATCAAAAATATACGATCATGGAGCGAACCCAATAGCGTAGGGGCCTCATTGTCCAATTTTCCATCAAAGGATTGGATTCAGCCTGAGCCCTATGGAAAAGTACTTATTATTTCGCCCTGGAACTACCCGTTTATGCTCGCCATTGCACCCTTGGTCGGGGCCTTGGCCGCTGGCAATACCGCTATCTTGAAACCATCGGAATTTAGTCCGCATACTTCCAAGATGATTGCGCAAATTATTCAAAAAGTATTTCCGCCAGAATATGTGACAGTTGTGGAGGGTGGAGTAGAGGTATCTGCCCAGCTTTTAAAAGAAAAATGGGAGTATATCTTTTTTACGGGAAGCACCCGAGTGGGCAAAATTGTCTACCAAAGCGCTGCGGAGCACCTAACACCGGTTACCTTGGAACTGAGCGGCAAAAATCCCTGTATTGTGGACGAAACGGCTTCCATAAAACTGGCCGCAAAACGTATTGCCTGGGGTAAATTTATCAACGCAGGGCAGACTTGTATTGCCCCGGACTATATTTTGGTGCACAAAAACATTAAGGATTCCTTGGTGGATCATCTTAAACAAAACATCACCCAATTTTATGGGAAAGAAATGGAAACATCGGAGAGTTTTGCCCGGATTGCCACAACCAAGCACTACCAAGAACTTAAAGTAATGCTTGAAGGTCAAACACTGCTGTTTGGTGGCTCTTTTACCGATGAGGAGCAATATATTTCGCCCACTTTGGTGGATGAGCCCCAACTGGACAGCCCAATTATGAACGGTGAGATATTTGGCCCCATTCTTCCCATAATTTCCTATGAAGAGGAAGATGAATTACATGAGTATATCTCCAAATACCCGAACCCTTTGGCATTTTATGTATTCTCCAGCAATAAAAAGTTTCAAAAACGTTTGATGGGCCAATATTCCTTTGGCGGAGGCGCCATTAACGATGTGGTAGTACATATCAGCAACAAGGATTTACCCTTTGGTGGGGTTGGCCAATCGGGGATAGGGGGGTACCATGGAAAACACACTTTTGACCTTTTCTCCCATCATAAATCCATAATAAAGAGAGGTACGTGGTTAGATGTGCCACTGAGATATGCACCTTACAATATTTCTTTGAAATGGGTGAAAAAAATAAAGCACTTATTTTGA
- a CDS encoding Gfo/Idh/MocA family protein, which translates to MEKKSNSQSRRKFVKNTALASGVFIVPRHVLGGPGFLAPSDRLNIAAIGAGGKGSSDIANASVNGRENVVALCDVDFSGSAKRSVERFPKAKLFNDYREMLDTVKDIDAVTISTPDHVHGPAAAYAMQRGKHVYVQKPMTHNIREARMLTQMARDKQVVTQMGNQGGSNPLLGLVQKWVDSGALGRITKVEIWTNRPVWPQGNAMPKADPSSKPDDLFWDLWLGPAPMRPYTPNLHPFNWRGWWDYGTGALGDVGCHLIDIPYRTLKLGYPTAAECSVGTVFSQMWNPDYHPEGCPPSSFITLNYEATDKTAAPLTMTWSDGGIRPSHPEIIPADSDIGGPGSQNGVLIHGEHGVISTNINDSSPLTPKLYMNNGVTEFGPEVEEMPEPEYGHQRKWVDACKAGFGSQEHLDLTSSFDYAGPMTETVLMGNLAIRSYMLQRENTEGNMEFYGRKKLLWDGENMNITNFDDANQFVTRTYREGWEM; encoded by the coding sequence ATGGAAAAAAAATCCAATTCCCAAAGTAGAAGAAAGTTTGTAAAGAACACCGCGCTGGCATCTGGCGTGTTTATTGTACCGCGCCATGTTTTGGGCGGCCCCGGCTTTTTAGCGCCCAGCGACCGCTTGAACATTGCTGCTATAGGTGCGGGCGGTAAAGGGTCGAGCGATATTGCCAATGCCTCCGTTAACGGTCGTGAAAACGTGGTGGCCCTCTGTGATGTCGATTTTTCAGGATCGGCAAAACGGTCGGTGGAGCGTTTTCCCAAAGCTAAACTGTTCAACGATTACCGTGAAATGCTCGATACCGTAAAAGATATCGATGCTGTCACCATTAGCACACCCGACCACGTCCATGGCCCAGCAGCAGCCTATGCCATGCAACGCGGTAAACACGTGTACGTACAAAAACCCATGACCCACAATATACGCGAAGCAAGAATGCTGACCCAAATGGCAAGGGACAAACAAGTGGTGACCCAAATGGGGAACCAAGGTGGGTCCAACCCGTTATTGGGCTTGGTACAAAAGTGGGTGGATTCCGGAGCTTTGGGAAGAATCACCAAAGTGGAAATATGGACCAACCGCCCCGTATGGCCACAGGGCAATGCGATGCCGAAAGCAGACCCCTCCAGCAAACCAGACGATTTATTCTGGGATTTATGGTTAGGCCCTGCACCAATGCGCCCATACACGCCAAACCTACACCCTTTTAACTGGAGAGGCTGGTGGGATTATGGCACTGGAGCCCTGGGCGATGTGGGCTGTCACTTAATCGACATTCCCTACAGAACCTTGAAATTGGGTTACCCTACCGCTGCAGAATGTAGTGTAGGCACGGTGTTCTCACAAATGTGGAATCCGGATTATCATCCCGAAGGGTGCCCGCCTTCTTCGTTCATAACCTTAAATTATGAGGCTACGGATAAAACTGCTGCTCCTTTGACCATGACATGGAGCGATGGCGGCATACGTCCGTCCCATCCAGAGATTATTCCTGCCGATAGTGATATTGGAGGGCCAGGAAGTCAAAATGGAGTACTGATTCACGGAGAGCATGGCGTTATTTCCACAAACATTAACGATAGTTCGCCTTTGACACCCAAGTTATACATGAACAATGGCGTTACCGAGTTTGGCCCTGAGGTTGAGGAAATGCCCGAACCCGAGTATGGCCACCAACGCAAATGGGTGGATGCCTGCAAAGCAGGTTTTGGCAGTCAGGAACACTTAGACCTTACCTCTTCTTTTGATTATGCCGGCCCTATGACCGAAACTGTGTTGATGGGCAATCTTGCTATCCGTAGTTATATGTTACAAAGGGAAAACACCGAAGGTAACATGGAGTTCTATGGTCGTAAAAAGCTGCTTTGGGACGGGGAGAATATGAACATCACCAATTTTGATGATGCCAACCAATTTGTTACCCGCACTTACCGTGAGGGATGGGAAATGTAA
- a CDS encoding tetratricopeptide repeat protein, with the protein MKKLSIVIFVFLPINLLLAQPNCNYFKYTGQMERYKACLAAEKTAGHYQFSKEFQSVLDSALTIDPTWAYPYRAKSTAYLKSGDFVTWKKLIDKAVQFDTLNNLYYRGRCRFNYFRDYKGAIEDFKALKRYINNQNENEQLLVHDDTHVDTFLALCFRSLGETEKAIKIMRSRLADPSYSSGLFDHLHLGTMYLEQEEYTKAIEQFKKQENINDLAENRFYIAIAYKFMQNQESYLSNLKTAKRFLQQGKRIHDYYVENIDKIYLTDILEEENNISKGSIGSEIKLNKL; encoded by the coding sequence ATGAAAAAACTGTCCATTGTAATTTTTGTTTTCCTCCCGATCAACCTATTGTTGGCCCAACCCAATTGCAACTATTTTAAGTATACAGGGCAGATGGAGCGCTACAAGGCCTGTTTGGCCGCAGAAAAAACAGCGGGACACTATCAGTTTAGCAAAGAGTTTCAGTCTGTGCTCGACAGTGCCCTTACCATAGACCCTACTTGGGCCTATCCATACAGGGCAAAATCTACCGCCTATTTAAAAAGTGGTGACTTTGTTACTTGGAAAAAACTGATCGACAAAGCTGTGCAGTTCGACACTTTAAACAATTTATATTATCGAGGAAGATGCAGGTTCAACTATTTTAGGGACTACAAAGGAGCCATCGAAGATTTTAAGGCACTTAAACGTTACATTAACAATCAAAATGAAAACGAACAGTTGCTGGTACATGATGATACCCACGTAGATACTTTTTTAGCCCTATGCTTTAGATCTTTGGGAGAAACGGAAAAAGCAATCAAAATTATGCGTTCAAGATTAGCTGACCCCTCCTACTCTTCAGGATTGTTTGATCATTTGCACTTGGGCACCATGTATTTAGAACAAGAAGAATACACCAAAGCAATAGAGCAGTTTAAAAAGCAGGAAAACATAAACGACTTGGCCGAAAATAGGTTTTACATTGCTATTGCTTACAAGTTTATGCAAAATCAAGAAAGTTACCTATCGAACTTAAAAACCGCCAAACGCTTTCTCCAACAAGGTAAACGAATCCACGACTATTATGTGGAGAATATCGACAAAATTTATTTGACAGATATTTTGGAAGAAGAGAATAACATATCAAAAGGAAGTATCGGTTCAGAAATAAAATTGAACAAACTATAG
- a CDS encoding GntR family transcriptional regulator encodes MRDKIKAHLLLQIQNGALKVGKTINLAALSRDTGVSVTPIREALSQLEQAQVLQAIPNRGFVVAKLSKTEVKNLIEIVAQLEVMALENSDFDFDEMDLLKTLQTKMENTESIAEGLAIRYNFHNQLVRHCTNKILLQILKDLKLRLHFYEHDFIQDFSFFKKLSAQTRSVVEAIQEDNVPTAALILRMHWMSILEHIGGQIHIKNG; translated from the coding sequence TTGAGGGATAAAATAAAGGCGCATTTATTGCTTCAAATTCAGAACGGAGCGTTAAAAGTGGGCAAAACCATTAATTTGGCCGCCCTTTCCAGAGATACCGGGGTCAGCGTTACCCCTATTCGTGAAGCCTTGAGTCAATTAGAGCAGGCTCAGGTATTGCAAGCTATACCCAATCGCGGTTTTGTGGTGGCAAAACTTTCCAAAACCGAAGTCAAGAACCTTATCGAAATCGTAGCCCAGCTAGAAGTTATGGCTTTGGAGAATTCCGATTTTGATTTTGACGAAATGGATCTTTTGAAGACGCTACAAACCAAAATGGAGAATACCGAGAGTATTGCCGAAGGACTTGCAATTCGGTACAATTTCCACAATCAATTGGTACGGCATTGTACCAATAAAATTTTATTGCAAATTTTGAAAGACCTCAAGCTAAGGCTTCATTTTTATGAGCATGATTTTATCCAAGACTTTTCATTCTTCAAAAAATTAAGTGCTCAAACCCGCTCCGTGGTCGAGGCCATCCAAGAAGATAATGTTCCTACAGCCGCCTTGATTTTACGAATGCATTGGATGTCCATTTTGGAACATATTGGAGGACAGATCCACATTAAAAATGGTTAA
- a CDS encoding universal stress protein, whose amino-acid sequence MGVNQKKYRISVLLDMSKNSSFVLNSAVELAKRVQGSIEVFHVKPTTNIIKGDSQLSAIRTLNQDDRSTRAEINELISKISEKENLSISYKLEYGNVKNRVRDYLALQNPDILVLGKRRPRLGMFFESITDFVINQTNNTNVLILGEDDKFHSFEDINLGFFGAELAETDLEVIQDLKRDSEKPVRHFDISNEETSQNRNYPWHKTISYKFSKGANALDGLVSYVARTNTQLLCVPKSGKNFMFTPSPIKSVIRKTKVPLMVFAK is encoded by the coding sequence ATGGGAGTGAATCAAAAAAAATATCGCATCTCAGTTTTATTGGACATGTCCAAGAATTCTTCGTTTGTATTGAACAGTGCCGTGGAATTGGCCAAAAGAGTTCAGGGCTCCATTGAGGTTTTCCATGTAAAACCCACTACCAACATCATTAAAGGGGACAGCCAACTCTCCGCCATACGAACATTGAACCAGGACGATCGATCTACACGTGCGGAGATCAATGAACTTATTTCCAAGATAAGTGAAAAGGAAAATCTTTCCATTAGTTATAAATTGGAGTATGGCAACGTAAAAAACAGGGTCAGGGATTATTTGGCGCTCCAAAACCCGGATATTTTAGTTTTGGGCAAGCGTAGGCCAAGATTGGGAATGTTTTTTGAAAGTATTACGGATTTTGTAATTAACCAGACGAACAACACCAATGTGTTGATTTTGGGCGAGGACGATAAATTCCATTCGTTTGAGGATATTAATTTGGGCTTTTTTGGAGCAGAGCTTGCAGAAACCGATCTGGAAGTGATACAAGACTTAAAACGGGATAGTGAAAAACCTGTGCGACATTTTGATATTTCGAACGAGGAAACATCCCAAAACCGTAATTATCCTTGGCACAAAACAATTTCGTACAAGTTTAGTAAAGGAGCCAATGCACTGGATGGGCTTGTAAGTTATGTGGCACGTACCAACACGCAACTTTTGTGTGTTCCCAAAAGCGGCAAAAATTTTATGTTTACACCGAGCCCTATAAAATCTGTGATTAGAAAAACAAAGGTGCCATTAATGGTTTTTGCCAAATAA
- a CDS encoding DUF4209 domain-containing protein, with amino-acid sequence MLDDIYIELENNYYLETNILKKFQSVPNTDDCSKIKAEIIGFQFMENNQNRSDWGTYFGSFARFPQENGTSIEIPSIKDVNGDVIDHWKERANQVVNPVLKARYAGLVWDFTSNITSKKPSHHIAIIYIESLIRIVEGRLQNGIDLIRKIERAISVAISINNKELINKSKEVILALEDEIGENDKPGLWGFSFDVLLDNSKSQLSKLEQTTILQKLEQRLVDVTSENELNTWASECIIKRLAPYYRKKNKLNDAQRVLRIHGDAIKNKKEYALILQYQGALKDLQKLYSEYGMKNESDELLITIKEISVKVLDEMQLITSEVQITKEEIDKIIIPMTTGTKNEVFYKLIHFFTPQIDLVTQSLKESAKKHVLSNLFGKSIIDETGREIANIGTLEEDLIGNILHYLSQDFQYNSFYTNRIFYRLINELNYTVDDFINFIKDSAILSESRINVIRKGVQAYFDNDFIVCEHLLIPQIETSIRNLIEQNNGVVLEPSSLDAFQLKTFNKLLLDDIVKYTLGKDIQIYFRAIYTDPRGWNLRNKICHGLSEPNSSSRSTSERVLHTLLIIGTLRRIKNK; translated from the coding sequence ATGTTAGACGATATCTATATTGAACTTGAAAATAACTATTATCTTGAAACTAATATTTTAAAAAAGTTTCAAAGTGTTCCTAATACTGATGATTGCAGTAAAATAAAAGCGGAAATCATTGGTTTTCAATTCATGGAAAATAATCAAAATAGGAGTGATTGGGGAACTTATTTTGGCTCATTTGCTCGTTTTCCTCAAGAAAATGGGACGTCAATTGAAATCCCATCAATTAAAGACGTTAATGGAGATGTTATAGACCATTGGAAAGAAAGAGCAAATCAAGTAGTAAATCCAGTTCTAAAAGCTCGATATGCAGGTTTAGTATGGGATTTCACTTCTAATATTACATCTAAAAAACCATCTCATCATATTGCGATAATATATATTGAATCACTAATAAGAATTGTAGAGGGTAGGTTGCAAAATGGAATTGACTTAATTCGAAAAATTGAAAGAGCAATTTCTGTTGCTATATCGATAAATAATAAAGAACTAATAAATAAATCTAAAGAAGTAATACTTGCACTTGAAGATGAAATTGGAGAAAATGACAAACCTGGGCTTTGGGGATTTTCTTTTGATGTATTATTGGATAATTCTAAATCTCAATTATCGAAACTTGAACAAACAACAATTCTACAAAAACTTGAACAACGTTTAGTTGATGTAACTTCAGAAAATGAATTGAACACTTGGGCTTCTGAATGCATTATAAAAAGACTTGCTCCATATTACAGAAAAAAGAATAAGCTTAATGATGCTCAAAGAGTTTTGCGTATACATGGAGATGCTATAAAAAATAAAAAAGAATATGCGTTAATTCTTCAGTACCAAGGTGCTCTTAAGGATTTACAAAAATTGTATTCCGAATATGGAATGAAAAATGAGTCTGATGAATTATTAATTACAATTAAAGAAATTAGTGTTAAAGTATTGGATGAAATGCAATTGATAACTTCAGAAGTTCAAATAACCAAAGAAGAAATTGATAAAATAATTATTCCAATGACTACAGGAACAAAAAATGAAGTTTTTTATAAATTGATTCATTTTTTTACTCCACAAATAGACCTTGTGACACAGTCTTTAAAAGAGTCTGCTAAAAAACATGTATTAAGTAACTTGTTTGGTAAAAGTATCATAGACGAAACCGGAAGAGAGATTGCAAATATTGGTACGCTTGAAGAGGATTTAATTGGAAATATACTCCATTATCTTTCTCAAGATTTTCAATATAATTCGTTTTATACAAATAGAATATTTTATCGATTAATTAACGAACTTAATTATACTGTTGATGATTTTATAAATTTCATAAAAGATTCTGCAATTCTATCTGAAAGTAGAATTAATGTCATTCGTAAAGGTGTTCAAGCATACTTTGATAATGATTTTATCGTTTGCGAACATCTACTTATTCCACAAATTGAAACTTCAATAAGAAACTTAATTGAACAAAATAATGGAGTTGTTTTAGAACCATCTTCTCTAGATGCATTTCAGTTAAAAACATTTAATAAGTTATTACTTGATGATATTGTAAAATATACTTTGGGAAAAGATATCCAAATATATTTTAGAGCTATTTATACAGACCCAAGAGGCTGGAATTTAAGAAATAAAATATGTCATGGATTAAGTGAACCTAATTCATCAAGTAGAAGTACAAGTGAGCGAGTATTACACACGTTATTGATTATTGGTACATTAAGAAGAATAAAAAACAAATAA
- a CDS encoding (4Fe-4S)-binding protein, with protein MTTKEYTNGEVTILWQPEKCIHSGICVKTLPKVYNPKEKPWVKPENATSKELINQVSKCPSGALSIKN; from the coding sequence ATGACAACGAAAGAGTACACCAACGGAGAGGTCACCATATTATGGCAACCCGAAAAATGCATTCACTCTGGAATATGTGTAAAAACATTGCCCAAAGTATACAACCCAAAAGAAAAGCCTTGGGTCAAACCCGAAAATGCTACTAGTAAAGAGTTAATAAATCAAGTATCCAAATGTCCTTCGGGGGCATTAAGCATAAAAAACTAA
- a CDS encoding FKBP-type peptidyl-prolyl cis-trans isomerase encodes MSKVKENDTVKVHYTGKLTTGQVFDSSLEREPMEVALGQGQLIPGFEKGLIDMAVNEKKTITIDKEDAYGEVNEALFQKISKTQLPEDLKPEVGMGLVGANSQGQEQQFRVAKVEEEDIIIDANHPLAGQDLVFDLEVVEIL; translated from the coding sequence ATGAGTAAAGTAAAAGAAAACGATACCGTAAAGGTACACTACACGGGTAAATTAACTACTGGACAGGTTTTTGACAGTTCGTTGGAAAGAGAACCCATGGAAGTAGCCTTGGGTCAAGGTCAACTTATACCGGGATTTGAAAAGGGACTTATAGATATGGCTGTTAACGAAAAGAAAACCATAACCATTGATAAGGAAGATGCGTATGGAGAGGTCAACGAAGCACTTTTTCAAAAAATCTCCAAAACACAATTGCCCGAAGACCTTAAGCCAGAAGTTGGAATGGGATTGGTAGGTGCCAATTCACAAGGGCAAGAACAACAGTTTCGCGTTGCAAAAGTAGAAGAGGAAGATATAATCATAGATGCCAACCACCCGTTGGCGGGCCAAGATTTGGTGTTTGATCTTGAGGTGGTCGAGATACTATAA